The Ziziphus jujuba cultivar Dongzao chromosome 1, ASM3175591v1 genome segment gtcaacttagcaaaatacaataaagtcagTGGGTAATACAGCAAAACTGGCCAATTTTTCATGTTATGCGCACAGCCCCTTTTTAGATGGGTTTTAAGCTGAcatgacttgattccatatcctcttaaacATACGttttgaatccatgaagtgttggaaccatttcatccTGCCTGAACTCcttaaatgtaccaaaaccgctatccgagtccgtatcggcttccaccacttgtatgctcaaaacaggtcttggatctttgagtatggacaagccctcttgaaaatgaattaccccctggataaaggcagcaagtttgtctctaaaccttttagcttgagccctagtgatcggtctggtcttcatccatatcaggtcagcaccccagcgagttgtcgattGTGCAGGTTCGGATGGATTCGCATCACCATGTCATTTAAAATTCCTTGTAAAACTTTTCTCTAATTATTCTCCTTCCTTGTGATACTTTTCTCTAACCATTCTCCCCTGTTTAAGAAGGGTTCAAGGCTTATTAACTCCTGTCATGTCTTGAGCtgtaaatcttatatatatatatatatatatatatatatatatatatatatatatcatacaaATTGGAAGCCTATAGATGCTATTCGtgtataaattttttcttttttcttttttataaatttactaactagggttataagtaaattatatttttcattaatgccAATGACTTAGTACCATTCAAAGCCTGTGGTGTCAATGTCATTTAAAATTCCTTGTAAAACATTTTTCTAATCATTCTCCTTCCttctaatatttttctttaatcattCTCCTCTGTTTAAAAAGGCCTATTACCTCCTATCATGTTCTGAGCtataaatcttatatatatactatgcaAATTGGAAGCCTATAGATGCTATTTgtgtatcaattttttttttttaatttactaattAGGCTTACaagtaaattatatttttcattaatgccAATGACTCAGTACCATTCAAAGCATGTGGTGTCAACGCCATTTAAAATTCATTGCCAATGACTCAGTACCATTCAAAGCCTATGGTGTCAACGCCATTTAAAATTCATTGTAATACTTTTCTCTAGCCATTCTTTAAAATTCATTGTAATACTTTTCTCTAACCATTCTCCTCTGTTTAAGAAGGTTTATTGCCTCCTGTCAATGTCCTGAGATGTAaaccatatctatatatatatatatattatacaaattgGAAGCCTATATTTGCCTTAATTAGTCAACTAAGCACATCTATTTGAGTTGATGATGGCGTTTACTTTTGGTCTCTCTGTTATCGAAAAGTAGCCAGAAGCACTTCTCCTTTCCAATACTTGTACGGGCTCCAAAAACCATcggtagagagagagaggctatGCTAGATAGATAATCTCGTTCAGAAATGGAAGTGTTGGCTGGTGTATTAGGGGCTGTGGAAACAGTGAAGCTGATATCAGAAGTGACGCTAACACTTCTCAACCGAGAGAGGAATAACGATTATGGAGCAGAAGAAAGTGCAAGGGAAGCCATTAAAGATCTTGCGACATGGCTTTCCACATTCAAAGCCGTTCTCCGTGACAAATAAAGACACAAAGCAAAGAGCCTTATCTCTAAAGATTTAGTGAAACAGATCTGAGATTTGACCTTGGATATCGAAGACGCATTGGACCAATTCATGTTCGATGTTCCTCATCACTTCCATACCTCGAAACTCCGGCAGGGTGTGCATGAAGTTGCTCATCACATAACAATCCAGAGTGCGTTGAATAAGTTGTGTTCCAGCAAAGATAAGATTATGAGAAAGATAGGAAGACTGGAATTTCTACAAAAATATGGCAGAGTAGCACAAGCAGGTTAGGATCAAGATAGTTCAGGAGCTGCTGGAACTTCCAGTAGTACTCCACAACAGACTTGGACACATAATATTGTTGAAGAGGAGGAGATGGTGGGCTTCAAGAGACATCAAGAAGAAATTATGAATCAGTTGATGAACACAGACGTTATGAATTGCGCAACCATTCTAGTGGTTGGTCATGGTGGATCAGGTAAGACCTTTCTTGTGAAGAACATTTATCGAAATAAACAAgttaaagaaaaatttgattGCCATGCTTGGGTCAATGTTTCGCCTTCATACAATGTGAATTCACTTGTTTTGAAGATGTTTAAACAATTTTGTCCGGGAAAGAGTGAACAATATATGTCCTTGGATCAAGGAGTAGCTATGATTGAAGAAAAGTTGGGCAGCTACTTGTAGGATAAAAGGTATCTGGTTGTTTTAGATGATGTTTGGAGCAAACAAGGCAGTTTTATACCTTTGGCCAATGTAttaccaataaataataatggcaGTAGAATTATTGTTACTGCTCGGAAAAATGAAGTAGCCAACGCACACTATACCCATGAATTGCATGGGTTAAGCCAGGAAGAAGCCTGGGATCTGTTCTGCAGGACGGCTTTTCGAAACAGAGAAAGAGTTTGTCCTCATAAGGAGTTGATGTCTACCTCTTGGAAAATCATAAACAGATGTGAAGGGTTGCCTCTTGTTATTGCTCAAGTTGGTAGTTTACTATCACACAAGCAGAAAGTTCAAACAGAGTGGGATGAATTTTACAaaagatttgattatgagatcAGAGCTGAATCTGATATTCCAATTATTGAATGAATTCTGCTGCCAACTTTTGAGGATCTTCCAGATAATCTTAAGAGCTGTTTCTTGTACTTGAGCCTTTTTCCAAAGGGTTACCTCATCAAGCGTGGGAGGCTAATTCGTTCGTGGATGGCCGAGGGATTTGTGGAAGAAGAACTAGGAAAACCATTGGAAGATGTTTCAGAAACATATCTGAATATTCTCATTGGAAGGAAATTGATACAAGTAAGTGAATGGGAGATTGATCGCCGCCAACGTCGCGTTAGAAGTTTCACAGTTTCCAGCCTTTTCCATGAGTTTCTTGTTTCAATTTCTAAGAAAAGGCGTTATCTAACACTTCCACAACCCAACCACTCTGCTTCTTCCAGTGAACATGTCCGGCACATTTCAGTTCAAAATGTTACTACAACTGATTTAAAACGTGTAACAGAGTTGAGTAAAGTTCGAACCTTTTTCATGCTTggtcagcagcagcagcaggagGGTACAAGTATTTCTGGTTCATCTTCTAGTTCTCACCGTTTTATCGGGAAAGCTGTATTTAGAAGAACGGCTGGTGACTCATTGGAAAATGTATCTGAGAATTTCAAATTGTTAAAGGTTCTAGATATGCAATATACACCTCTCAAGGACTTCCCTAAAGATATTGAGAGACTTGTTCTCTTAAGGTGTTTAAACCTCAGTCATACACAAGTTCAGGAAGTTCCAAGGTCAATAAAGAAGCTTGTATTTTTGGAAACACTGAATCTAAAGCGTACCCGTGTTACCAATTTGCCAAAGGGGATTTACAAACTCCGCAGATTGCATCATCTTCTAGTCTCTTACTATGATGTGGAGGAACAAGGAGTGGAGCTTTCTAAACGCATAACAATTTTATCTTCTTTACAAGAGTTGTCACTTGTAAGGGTAAACAGTGAAACAAAAACTATGAAAAACATTGGAAATTTGAAGGAGCTGAGGAAGTTGAGGCTGGTAGGTTGTCTCAGAAGAGAACTTGGTTCGGAGTTGTGTGAATCCATTCAGAAAATGAAGAGTCTCTCGACGTTGGATGTCAGAGTAAAAACAGAGAACGAGTCTGTTTATTTGGATTATGATATGGAAGAACCTCCACAGATCCAACGCCTATACTTAAAAGGACGCCTAGATTGGCTACCAAGGTGCATTTCCCAGCTTCAAAGTCTAGTGAAGGTTGGTCTGAATGGGTCAAAATTGAATGCCAATGTGAAGCCGGTTGAGGCATTTGAAGATTTGCCAAGTCTAATGGAGCTGGAAATGGTTAAGTATTACACCGGAAAAGAATTGGTGTTCAGATCTGGTAAGTTTAAGAGCCTAAAGATATTGCATATTGAAGAATTTGATGAACTAAGTGAGGTGGTAGTGGAGAATTATGCAATTCCAAAGCTTGAAAAGCTAACCATTTGTAAATGTAAGAAGTTGAAGTCAGTTCCTCTTGGCATCTTCGATCGAAAACAACCAGTGGAATTTCTTGTATATGATATGAATGAGGAGTTTATTTCAAATCTGCAAAGAGGGAATAAAGCCAAGTCTTACCAGCAAGACTTGGAACCGGGGATTGGAAGCAGCCAATACTATTACTGATGCAAAATCCATTTATTTCCAGACAAGAGCACTACAAGGTAATAAACATTGAAAACTACTTcaagttttttaaatttcagcagtttttactttaatatttttagttactcttttgaggaagaaaaaaatcccTCCTAGTCAAATATATATggttatttctaattaattagttGAAATTTGTGAAGACTAATCGGTTATAAAAACATTATGTGGAATAATTCATGTGgttgtatttttatttctccTATGTGGTCAAAGCAGGAGCAACATGGTGTAGGATATGGTTTCATATACTGGGACAGAAGAATATGACGAACTTGAAACTGGAGATGCTTTGAAAAGTAGGAGGGCCTTTCTAAGGAGTCCAGCATTCAATCTTTACTACCAAAGCCAATTGAGTAGTTCCTTTATGGAAGGATTTAATTGTATTatgtttcatttgtttttatcGTTGTTATTTTGGGAGTGAAAGATAATCTTGTTAATTTCCTGGAAGAATCATGAAGATTTGATGATTAATGTTTGAACTTTATcgtatgaatatttttatttgtagtcaATAAAGtctgtttttggttttcaatttcttttttctttttctttttttttttttgagtgttttactatttttcatCATTGGTGTGAATTTATATAGCAAatttaatttggaatttttaattttattacttttatattgAAACTCTAACAATGagcattttaataataattatttaaattattatttgacttataaattttattggtgATCATTCACCACATATaacattgtttttcttttttctcttaaatcttttattttacttgTATAATATGGTAATGAATTCTCTTTTCTATCTAAAGTATAACATGTTAACCCTGTCCCATTGTGGgataatttaatgataaaatcaGTAAGttcaaatcctaaaaatataaaataaaataaatttactaaacatgTCACTATTGCAGGActtttctttgttgcatttttatttttggcaatattcttttgcatttgttatataatttgtttgaagaataataattttcatgTCGTACaaaaaaatggtatttttcatttaattaagggttttttttttttttttgggttgaaggTATAGGGATTCAAAATCTGATAATGAGTTTTTTaccataacaatatatatatatatatatatatatattaggatttGCGGAACAAATTCTAATTGAGAATAATCAAACAACAAAGAAACAgagcaagaaagaaaaatagcgacataaaaatttaacatgGTTCGGCGATATGCCTACATCCACAAGAGAAGGTAGAATCTATAATCCACTATCAAGGAGAGCGGTACAAGATTGATAGAGAAATCAACTCTCAAAAAACCAAACCCCCAATACACCCAGTCTCTCAAATCTCACAATACATGGGTATTTATTTGAGAAAACAAAATTGGACCAGAAATGGACCTAAAATTTTGAGTTATTTTCCTATAAATCTCCACCTTAACTCAAACATCTTACACCAATTGACTACAGAAAACGGCAACACCTTCTCCAAAATAAGCACCAGAGGGCAATCTCAAACATCCAAGCAACTAATCAAATCCAAGTAATGCCTGAACTTGCTAACTGTAAGAGACTTTGTCATCACATCTGTAGCATTGTCAACAATAGACACTTTTTGAACATTAATATCACCTTCCTCAAATACATCTCGTATAAAGTGATATCTTACGTCAATGTGCTTCATCCTCTCATGATACATTTGGtccttagtgagatagatagcactTGACTGTAACAATTGATGACTATAGTCTCCTGCTCTGAGCTTAACTCACCTATCAATCCCCTCAACCAAATAACTTCTTTCACTGCTTCAGCTATAACCATATTCTCGACTGCTGTGGTTGATAGTACAATTGTTGGCTACAAAACTGACTTCCAACTGATAGCCGTATATCCAAGAGTAAACACATAACTTGTAATGAACCTCCTCCTATCAAGGTCCCCAGTAAAATTCACATCAATATATCCAATCACACGCTCTTTGCTTCTATCAAACTCTAAATAAGCGTCAATGGTACCTCTTAAGTACCTTAGAATCTACTTGACTGCTTGCTAGTGCTATTTGCCAAGATTAGCTATATATCAACTCACAACACTAACAGTATGTGCAATGTCAAGATGGGTACATACCATAACATAtatcaaactaccaacagcGCTAAAGTAAGGAACATGTGATATATACCCAATATCTCTATCAAACAAATGTGACATATTAGTGGATAATCTAAAGTGAGCAACCaatggagtacttacaggtttaACGTTCTTCATACCAAAACACTCCAAAACTTTCACAACAAAAGATCTCtgagtcaagaaaagtttacctgcacatctatctctctcaatctccataccaagaatcttctttgctGCTCCctaatctttcatctcaaattcaccaTTCAACtctgctttcaatctgttgatatcgg includes the following:
- the LOC107404932 gene encoding disease resistance protein RPM1, with the protein product MAEGFVEEELGKPLEDVSETYLNILIGRKLIQVSEWEIDRRQRRVRSFTVSSLFHEFLVSISKKRRYLTLPQPNHSASSSEHVRHISVQNVTTTDLKRVTELSKVRTFFMLGQQQQQEGTSISGSSSSSHRFIGKAVFRRTAGDSLENVSENFKLLKVLDMQYTPLKDFPKDIERLVLLRCLNLSHTQVQEVPRSIKKLVFLETLNLKRTRVTNLPKGIYKLRRLHHLLVSYYDVEEQGVELSKRITILSSLQELSLVRVNSETKTMKNIGNLKELRKLRLVGCLRRELGSELCESIQKMKSLSTLDVRVKTENESVYLDYDMEEPPQIQRLYLKGRLDWLPRCISQLQSLVKVGLNGSKLNANVKPVEAFEDLPSLMELEMVKYYTGKELVFRSGKFKSLKILHIEEFDELSEVVVENYAIPKLEKLTICKCKKLKSVPLGIFDRKQPVEFLVYDMNEEFISNLQRGNKAKSYQQDLEPGIGSSQYYY